The Thermovenabulum gondwanense genome contains a region encoding:
- a CDS encoding N-acyl-D-amino-acid deacylase family protein translates to MYDVVIRNGLIIDGTGSSPFRGDIAIEGERIIKIAPYIEEKGLKEVNAEGKIVIPGFIDPHVHEEWVCLVDGSYELFLRQGVTTVVNGNCGHSIVPGPVENIIEYYWGNGLMSNKQREKYKKSFPNWNDFNGYAEVVKEKGTNINFVTLLGHGTIRWTVMRGAQKRAPSIEEAKQIENIIRHNMEQGAWGISFGLDYVPSRYADLDELVTVAKIIAEYDGVAAAHLRHSIGIKEATEEFVEVGRRSGVRIQVSHLKPTCPEAFDVVKQAAEEGMRILVDTIPRSTGHCTSKSRLLQFIMAISDELFHSGVEGVKEALKTKEGREIIKKDAYIFAGDKSDKFIILSEDPLLEGKSIKEIAEIRNQDPDETILDLLADEKNYVFWLGGPSREDFPAEGHCESIVKNPYVCVGTDEIMGDIEDPYDWYELQRRGGFPIFMKMYLSKNVPIEEIVRRNTSMVAKHFNIKERGEIKEGNYADIAVIDLEAYNFPSPEEIDYRKPLTMASGVDTVLVNGKITLERGQLKKTMAGKVLKRQN, encoded by the coding sequence TTGTACGATGTTGTTATAAGAAATGGTTTGATAATTGATGGGACCGGTTCTTCTCCTTTTAGAGGAGATATAGCTATTGAGGGTGAAAGAATTATAAAAATAGCTCCATACATAGAAGAGAAAGGATTAAAGGAAGTTAATGCTGAAGGGAAGATAGTTATTCCTGGCTTTATTGATCCACATGTTCATGAAGAGTGGGTTTGTCTGGTAGATGGATCCTATGAGCTTTTTTTAAGGCAAGGGGTAACTACGGTTGTTAACGGAAATTGCGGACATTCTATAGTACCAGGACCCGTAGAAAATATTATTGAGTATTATTGGGGAAATGGCTTAATGAGTAATAAGCAAAGAGAAAAATACAAAAAAAGTTTCCCAAACTGGAATGATTTTAATGGTTATGCCGAAGTTGTAAAGGAAAAAGGAACTAATATAAATTTTGTAACCCTTTTGGGACATGGGACAATTAGATGGACGGTGATGCGTGGAGCGCAGAAAAGAGCCCCCTCAATAGAGGAGGCAAAGCAAATAGAAAATATAATAAGGCATAATATGGAACAAGGAGCATGGGGAATTTCTTTTGGATTGGATTACGTTCCAAGTCGTTATGCTGATCTTGATGAATTAGTTACTGTTGCAAAAATAATAGCAGAATACGATGGAGTAGCAGCTGCACATCTTCGCCATTCTATAGGTATAAAAGAGGCTACTGAAGAATTTGTAGAAGTCGGCAGAAGATCTGGTGTAAGGATTCAGGTTTCTCATTTAAAACCTACGTGCCCGGAAGCTTTTGATGTGGTAAAACAAGCTGCAGAAGAAGGAATGAGGATATTGGTGGATACAATTCCGAGAAGCACGGGCCATTGTACAAGTAAGTCCCGATTACTTCAATTTATAATGGCTATTTCCGATGAATTGTTTCACTCTGGTGTGGAAGGGGTAAAAGAAGCTCTTAAAACGAAAGAAGGAAGAGAAATTATAAAAAAAGATGCGTACATTTTTGCAGGAGACAAGTCTGATAAATTTATAATTTTATCGGAAGACCCTCTTTTAGAAGGTAAATCAATTAAAGAAATTGCAGAAATAAGAAATCAAGACCCTGATGAGACAATTTTAGACTTACTTGCTGATGAAAAAAATTATGTATTCTGGTTGGGTGGACCTTCGAGGGAGGATTTTCCGGCGGAAGGTCATTGTGAATCAATAGTTAAAAATCCGTATGTATGCGTAGGAACTGATGAAATAATGGGGGATATAGAAGACCCATACGATTGGTATGAGCTGCAAAGAAGAGGTGGATTTCCAATTTTTATGAAAATGTATCTTTCGAAAAATGTGCCCATAGAAGAAATAGTAAGAAGGAATACTTCTATGGTGGCTAAACATTTTAATATTAAAGAAAGGGGGGAAATAAAAGAGGGCAATTATGCAGATATAGCAGTAATCGACCTCGAAGCTTATAATTTTCCATCACCCGAAGAAATAGATTATCGCAAACCTCTAACTATGGCTTCAGGGGTTGATACGGTTTTGGTTAACGGAAAAATCACATTGGAAAGAGGACAACTCAAAAAGACTATGGCTGGTAAAGTTTTAAAAAGACAAAATTGA
- a CDS encoding ABC transporter permease has product MNKKKNFIQLFISNQLAITGFIGVAIIVLLGLFAPFIAEQPKGYGSEILLAPSMKHLFGTDNLGLDVFAEVIWGARTSLFVSSVAVIVAIVIGVPAGLISGYKKGIVGSIIDGLIDIFLTLPVLPLMIVIAAVVGSSVVNVAIVIGLFSWPSLARVARNATLKISEMQFIEAAKCLGIPSFSIIFRHILLNIMGPILVNITLIMATAVLSESGLSFLGLGDPTTWSWGTILKKAWDTGAVIDTPNPWWWWFWPSIFIMFYVVSFNLLGTGINDILNPKTRD; this is encoded by the coding sequence ATGAACAAAAAAAAGAATTTTATTCAATTATTTATTTCAAATCAATTAGCAATTACAGGTTTTATCGGTGTAGCAATAATAGTTTTATTAGGACTTTTTGCTCCTTTTATTGCAGAACAACCTAAGGGATACGGAAGTGAAATATTATTGGCTCCATCGATGAAGCATCTTTTTGGAACAGACAATTTGGGTCTTGATGTCTTTGCTGAAGTCATATGGGGGGCAAGAACTTCACTTTTTGTCTCATCTGTTGCTGTAATAGTAGCTATTGTTATTGGGGTGCCTGCTGGTTTAATTTCAGGATATAAGAAAGGCATTGTGGGTTCTATTATTGATGGTTTAATTGATATATTTCTAACCCTGCCGGTATTGCCTCTTATGATTGTTATTGCAGCTGTTGTAGGTTCCTCTGTCGTCAATGTAGCAATTGTTATTGGGTTGTTTTCGTGGCCTTCTCTTGCAAGGGTTGCCCGCAACGCCACCTTAAAAATTTCAGAAATGCAATTTATAGAAGCTGCAAAATGTTTGGGGATTCCTTCTTTCAGTATTATTTTTAGACATATATTATTGAATATTATGGGGCCTATATTAGTAAATATTACCCTGATAATGGCTACCGCAGTATTATCTGAATCGGGTCTTAGTTTTTTAGGGCTTGGGGATCCTACTACCTGGTCCTGGGGGACTATTCTTAAAAAAGCTTGGGATACAGGTGCTGTAATAGATACTCCTAATCCCTGGTGGTGGTGGTTCTGGCCAAGTATATTTATAATGTTTTATGTGGTTTCTTTTAACCTCTTGGGGACAGGTATAAATGATATATTGAATCCAAAGACAAGGGACTAA
- a CDS encoding sugar isomerase domain-containing protein, producing MSAKTYQERALKILKNIIEKESENIRKASEIMAESIASGHLVHLFGSGHSALPVMDIFPRYGSYVGLHPLVDPRLIWFNVIGPGGARELLWIERQEGYIKNFLQSFNFYKEDSMVVYSHGGLNAAPIEAALYAKDKGMKVIGITSMDNYKHVKPLHSSGKSLADIADIVIDNCAPLEDALVEIEGQEAKIGASSTLSVIFISMSLLCETAKILKEKGIDLPTFVSPNVTNLPKDNNDIVYAKYTEYVKNLKV from the coding sequence ATGTCGGCAAAAACGTATCAAGAGAGAGCTTTGAAAATTCTTAAAAATATTATTGAAAAAGAGAGTGAAAATATTAGAAAAGCAAGTGAAATAATGGCTGAAAGCATTGCAAGTGGCCATCTTGTTCATCTCTTTGGTAGTGGTCATTCAGCTTTACCTGTAATGGATATATTTCCAAGATACGGGAGTTATGTTGGTTTACATCCACTGGTAGATCCCAGATTAATATGGTTTAATGTTATTGGCCCCGGTGGCGCTAGAGAACTTTTATGGATTGAAAGACAGGAAGGATATATTAAAAATTTTTTGCAGAGTTTTAATTTTTATAAGGAAGATTCGATGGTTGTATATTCCCATGGAGGATTAAATGCTGCCCCAATTGAGGCTGCTTTATATGCAAAAGATAAGGGAATGAAGGTAATAGGAATTACTTCAATGGATAATTATAAACATGTTAAACCTTTACATTCCAGTGGGAAGAGCTTAGCAGACATTGCTGATATTGTTATAGATAATTGTGCACCTTTAGAAGATGCTCTTGTAGAGATAGAAGGGCAGGAAGCAAAAATTGGTGCTAGCTCTACATTATCAGTAATATTTATTTCGATGTCTTTGTTATGTGAAACAGCAAAGATACTTAAAGAAAAGGGAATTGACTTGCCTACATTTGTTTCACCAAATGTCACCAATTTACCCAAAGATAATAATGATATTGTTTATGCAAAATACACTGAATATGTAAAAAATTTAAAGGTGTGA
- a CDS encoding PTS system mannose/fructose/sorbose family transporter subunit IID has translation MDEYKKLSSKALFRSWLTWFFFNGSSQSGERMQGIAFCHSMLPIIEELYHNKEEKVKALKRHLVLFNVEPQIGSVIHGVTAAFEEQRANGAEIDDDTINTVKVALMGPLSGIGDTLIPGTLIPILLAIAIGITKTAGVIGPIFYALLYPTLIALVSWYLFKFGYHAGLGGIQDIMQGGRINALTDALSVLGLLVMGALSASYVNLSTIVKYTSGEMAIEFQKILDSIFPGILSLLTVILVWYLLSIKKKSPLWVMGFIFIVTFIGVVAKIL, from the coding sequence ATGGATGAATACAAAAAGTTAAGTTCTAAAGCATTATTCAGGTCATGGCTGACATGGTTTTTCTTTAACGGTTCATCACAGAGTGGAGAAAGAATGCAGGGTATAGCTTTCTGCCATTCAATGTTACCGATAATTGAAGAATTATATCATAATAAAGAAGAAAAAGTAAAAGCATTAAAAAGGCATTTAGTATTGTTTAATGTAGAACCACAAATAGGAAGTGTAATACATGGAGTTACTGCTGCTTTTGAAGAACAGAGAGCAAATGGTGCAGAAATTGATGATGATACTATTAATACAGTTAAGGTGGCGCTCATGGGTCCTCTTTCGGGAATTGGTGATACACTTATCCCGGGCACATTAATTCCTATATTATTAGCTATCGCCATAGGGATAACAAAAACTGCGGGAGTAATTGGACCAATTTTTTATGCGTTATTGTATCCTACCTTGATAGCCCTTGTTTCTTGGTATCTATTTAAATTTGGATATCATGCAGGACTTGGGGGTATCCAGGATATTATGCAGGGTGGTAGAATTAATGCTCTGACAGATGCTTTAAGTGTACTCGGATTATTAGTAATGGGTGCGCTTTCAGCATCATATGTCAATCTTTCCACAATTGTTAAATATACTTCTGGTGAAATGGCAATCGAATTTCAAAAGATATTAGATTCTATTTTCCCGGGCATATTGTCATTATTAACAGTAATTTTAGTTTGGTATCTTTTATCAATTAAGAAAAAATCTCCTTTATGGGTTATGGGATTTATATTCATAGTTACTTTTATTGGTGTGGTTGCAAAAATTTTATAA
- a CDS encoding dipeptidase, with protein sequence MGLKTAYKGYKAYSYLEPGVDYEVFEFAPWNWAGEYLIPLDEAQEERVKRLAKEKIFIALHEHPVLFPKKIEETIEYNKAGREFCAYDALALSYYDCVFDNMMDGTNTISSKSGWKWQDVIHDLGMRLCDIAHQDFLIHCKRVEDIYRAHEEGKIAWVACIEGAAPIENELDRIDILYGLGVRQLGITYSESNALGNGLKEDNDGGLTKFGKEAVKRMNKVGMLIDVSHCGPKTAYDVALYSEKPIIASHVGARALWDSKRLFHDDLIKAIAEKGGVIAVEAAPHTTMTKTRMTHDIDSVMEHFEYIANLVGIDHVSFGIDSLYGDHVGLHHVFAANLSKKETSNNNVEYEEVPYVKGLENPTEASWNILRWLVKHGYSDEDIEKVIGGNAIRVLKQVWS encoded by the coding sequence ATGGGTTTAAAAACAGCATACAAAGGATATAAAGCGTACTCATATTTAGAGCCTGGGGTAGATTATGAAGTTTTTGAATTTGCCCCATGGAACTGGGCAGGGGAATATTTAATTCCTCTTGATGAAGCTCAAGAAGAAAGAGTCAAGCGTTTAGCCAAGGAAAAAATTTTTATCGCTTTACATGAACATCCCGTCCTATTTCCTAAGAAAATAGAAGAAACCATAGAATATAACAAAGCAGGGCGAGAATTTTGCGCATATGATGCATTAGCGCTTTCGTATTATGATTGTGTATTTGATAATATGATGGACGGTACAAACACTATTTCTTCAAAATCTGGATGGAAATGGCAGGATGTAATACATGATTTAGGGATGCGCTTGTGTGATATTGCTCATCAGGATTTTCTCATTCATTGTAAAAGAGTAGAAGATATATATCGAGCTCATGAAGAGGGGAAAATTGCGTGGGTTGCTTGCATTGAAGGAGCAGCTCCTATAGAAAATGAGTTAGACCGAATAGATATTCTATATGGACTGGGAGTACGTCAATTAGGTATTACTTATTCAGAATCAAATGCCCTTGGAAATGGATTAAAAGAAGATAATGATGGCGGACTAACTAAATTCGGGAAAGAAGCAGTCAAGCGAATGAATAAAGTAGGAATGCTGATTGATGTTTCTCATTGCGGGCCCAAAACTGCTTATGATGTAGCTTTGTATTCAGAAAAACCCATTATTGCCAGCCATGTTGGAGCAAGAGCTTTATGGGATAGCAAACGTTTATTCCATGATGACCTAATTAAAGCAATTGCGGAAAAAGGTGGGGTTATAGCTGTAGAAGCTGCTCCGCATACTACAATGACTAAAACTCGTATGACACATGATATAGATTCTGTAATGGAACATTTCGAATACATTGCAAATCTTGTGGGCATAGATCATGTTTCATTTGGAATAGATTCATTATATGGCGATCATGTGGGATTGCATCATGTTTTTGCTGCAAATTTATCAAAGAAAGAAACAAGCAATAATAATGTGGAGTATGAAGAAGTCCCATATGTAAAAGGGTTGGAAAATCCTACGGAAGCATCGTGGAATATTCTCAGGTGGCTGGTAAAACATGGGTATTCCGATGAGGATATTGAAAAAGTAATAGGCGGCAATGCAATTAGGGTACTAAAACAAGTTTGGAGTTAG
- a CDS encoding PTS sugar transporter subunit IIB, with protein MIKLLRVDDRLIHGQIITKWIRHYDITLIVAVDDETAKNPVLKSIATMAVPKNIKCIICKAEEVKDVVNSINEKENVMMIVRFPKIAYELINNGIKVHRLNIGNVSKKINSNQKIFEITHNIFLTDEEVGYLNDLEENKGVNIDFQLLPETPIYFWSKVKLNFK; from the coding sequence ATGATAAAGTTATTAAGAGTGGATGATAGGTTGATACACGGTCAAATTATTACAAAATGGATAAGGCATTATGATATCACTTTAATAGTAGCAGTAGATGATGAGACTGCAAAAAACCCTGTATTGAAATCTATTGCGACTATGGCTGTACCAAAGAATATTAAGTGTATCATATGTAAAGCTGAAGAAGTAAAAGATGTCGTAAATTCAATTAACGAAAAAGAAAACGTAATGATGATAGTAAGGTTTCCTAAAATTGCATATGAATTAATTAATAATGGCATAAAAGTTCACAGATTAAATATTGGAAATGTATCTAAAAAAATTAATAGCAATCAAAAGATTTTTGAAATTACACATAATATTTTCTTAACGGACGAGGAGGTAGGTTATTTGAATGATTTAGAAGAAAATAAGGGGGTGAATATTGATTTTCAATTATTACCGGAGACTCCAATTTATTTTTGGAGTAAGGTGAAGCTGAATTTTAAATAA
- a CDS encoding PTS mannose/fructose/sorbose/N-acetylgalactosamine transporter subunit IIC: MKIVVLKISLIALLSYLGAIGAPWFFGTTGGFYTLGRPLIASALVGFILGDMKTALEVGILIQAMYIGIITPGAVMPFDVDYIGYLTTALIILSKANPNIAPTLAVPVGLIGVTIWNIIWVINVYFAHRADKYANEGNDKGIIAMNIGAQTVNFAMRFIPAFLILYFGHGFLQNLLNMIPPIITHYLAVVGGILPALGIGLLLNMIIKDKSYFGIFILGFMLVKYLNLPIIAIAVMGVVLSVFWFKFRGGESYNG; this comes from the coding sequence GTGAAAATTGTGGTTTTAAAAATTTCTTTAATAGCTCTTCTTTCTTATCTTGGAGCAATAGGGGCACCATGGTTTTTTGGAACTACTGGAGGATTTTATACCCTTGGTAGGCCTCTTATAGCTTCAGCGCTTGTAGGTTTTATTTTGGGTGATATGAAAACTGCTTTAGAAGTAGGAATTTTAATTCAAGCTATGTATATCGGCATTATTACACCAGGAGCTGTGATGCCTTTTGATGTAGATTATATAGGTTATTTAACCACTGCTCTTATTATTTTATCGAAGGCTAATCCGAATATTGCACCAACTCTGGCAGTCCCTGTGGGTTTGATTGGTGTAACAATCTGGAATATAATCTGGGTCATTAATGTATATTTCGCCCACAGGGCAGACAAATATGCTAATGAAGGAAATGATAAAGGCATCATAGCCATGAATATTGGTGCCCAAACGGTCAACTTTGCAATGAGATTTATACCTGCATTTTTAATTCTATATTTTGGACACGGCTTTTTACAGAATTTACTAAACATGATACCACCAATTATTACTCATTATTTGGCTGTAGTGGGGGGAATATTACCTGCCCTGGGAATAGGATTATTACTTAATATGATAATAAAAGACAAAAGTTATTTCGGCATATTTATTCTTGGATTTATGTTAGTAAAATATCTAAATCTTCCGATAATAGCGATTGCCGTAATGGGAGTTGTATTGTCCGTATTCTGGTTTAAATTTAGGGGAGGTGAATCATATAATGGATGA
- a CDS encoding PTS sugar transporter subunit IIA, giving the protein MKIILIGHGNFPYGLVDAARMIIGELDFLKSISFGENDDISGFEEKIKIEIENSDEDILVMADLFGGSPFNIAMKLASQHKKNKIKVLAGVNLPIVLELSSLLLNNCDIDFIVSKLKTSGKEAIVEGFQELNFINND; this is encoded by the coding sequence TTGAAAATAATATTGATTGGTCACGGGAATTTTCCGTATGGTCTGGTTGATGCTGCCAGAATGATAATTGGCGAATTAGATTTTCTAAAATCCATTAGTTTTGGTGAAAATGACGATATATCTGGTTTTGAAGAAAAAATTAAAATTGAAATCGAAAATAGCGATGAAGATATATTAGTTATGGCAGATTTATTTGGGGGGAGTCCATTTAATATTGCAATGAAGCTGGCTAGTCAACATAAAAAAAATAAGATAAAAGTTTTAGCTGGAGTTAACCTTCCGATAGTTCTTGAATTATCATCTTTATTGCTTAACAATTGTGATATAGATTTTATTGTCTCTAAATTAAAAACATCTGGGAAAGAAGCCATTGTAGAAGGATTTCAGGAACTTAATTTTATTAACAATGATTAA
- a CDS encoding sulfurtransferase, producing MKNFVSADWLYENLNNENVKIFDVRSDLFDKEYGKKAFEDGHIKNAVFVDLERYLSGPKGKHGGRHPLPDLKEFAEWVKSLGIGKDTIVVAYDEQKIASAARFCFMLRLIGHEKNFILDGSIKMWVDKGYPLEKGSGENGYKDVSDFSPEFHLELVADVNDVRAAIGREDAAIVDSRMPERYKGLIEPIDFKKGHIPSAVNFFWKENLKENGELKDIEVLEERFSSLKGKKDIIVYCGSGIDATFNFFTLDELGIKSRVYIGSFSDWITYEENEVIVEQ from the coding sequence ATGAAAAACTTCGTTTCGGCGGATTGGCTTTATGAAAATCTAAATAATGAGAATGTGAAGATTTTCGATGTGAGAAGCGACCTTTTTGATAAGGAATACGGAAAAAAGGCTTTTGAAGATGGTCATATTAAAAATGCCGTTTTTGTTGACTTAGAAAGGTATTTATCCGGTCCAAAAGGAAAGCACGGTGGGAGGCATCCTTTGCCGGATTTGAAGGAATTTGCAGAATGGGTTAAAAGCCTGGGAATCGGTAAGGATACCATTGTCGTGGCTTATGATGAGCAAAAGATAGCATCCGCAGCAAGGTTTTGCTTTATGCTAAGGCTCATAGGCCATGAAAAAAATTTTATCCTCGATGGCAGTATAAAAATGTGGGTAGATAAGGGATATCCTTTGGAAAAGGGAAGCGGTGAAAATGGGTATAAGGATGTATCCGATTTTTCACCCGAGTTTCATTTAGAATTGGTGGCCGATGTAAACGATGTAAGGGCGGCTATTGGAAGGGAAGATGCGGCTATAGTTGATTCCAGGATGCCCGAAAGGTATAAGGGTTTAATTGAGCCCATAGATTTTAAAAAAGGGCATATCCCTTCTGCGGTAAACTTTTTCTGGAAGGAGAACTTGAAGGAAAACGGTGAATTAAAGGATATAGAAGTACTTGAAGAAAGATTTTCATCTTTGAAGGGGAAAAAAGATATAATCGTCTACTGCGGTTCCGGAATAGATGCTACCTTTAACTTTTTCACATTGGATGAGCTTGGGATAAAATCAAGGGTTTACATAGGAAGCTTCAGCGATTGGATAACTTATGAGGAAAATGAGGTGATTGTAGAGCAATGA
- a CDS encoding ABC transporter substrate-binding protein, which translates to MKKRQNIYLMIMLIVFTLIITSCGAKQTQPASNNSNQQTTQSGPKVGGNLVVGITGDPYSIAPWVSNDLNSAMLANLYLPTLMVTDEKGNKIPYLIKEYKMSDDAKEYTITIYDGINWHDGVPFTAEDIAFTSEYMVKHKLGYAADMFANVEKAEVVDKTTVKFHLKKPQVNFLSQVGFWVNIMPKHIFEKVDDPMNFNYDGTGYGPFKLKEYKKGEYYTLERVPNWPLANNGQGAYLETVTFRVFPDHNALVLAMKNGEVNVIASAMPVASQKQLEASPDKFGVLKVMSLGYGYFGFNYKNELLKDKNVRKAIAMTIDRDALVNTALQGGAVKMETPISPVYTDLVKSNIKFPPFDIEGAKKVLEDAGYKLNKDGVREKNGKKLEFELIYRTTTVNVDSTVNIFKANAEKAGIKINLKPVDNATYTDRVVKQRNFDINFIEWGVIDDADSSLATIYKSDAALNFMGYKNEKIDELLEKVQYEPDYQKRVEMMNEFQKEFVEELPTVNVYVKINAYGYSKDFEGWSLTPGLFGPVAAKDLVKVYKK; encoded by the coding sequence ATGAAGAAAAGGCAAAATATTTATTTAATGATAATGTTAATTGTTTTTACACTAATAATTACATCTTGCGGTGCAAAGCAAACACAACCTGCTTCTAACAATAGCAATCAACAAACAACACAAAGCGGGCCTAAGGTGGGAGGAAACCTTGTTGTAGGTATTACGGGAGATCCATACAGTATAGCTCCCTGGGTTTCTAATGACCTTAATTCAGCTATGCTTGCTAATTTGTATTTACCTACATTAATGGTAACCGATGAAAAAGGAAACAAAATACCTTATCTTATAAAAGAGTATAAAATGAGCGATGATGCAAAGGAATATACCATTACTATTTATGATGGTATTAACTGGCATGATGGAGTTCCTTTTACCGCTGAAGATATAGCTTTTACATCGGAGTATATGGTAAAGCATAAGTTGGGGTATGCTGCAGACATGTTTGCAAACGTGGAAAAAGCAGAAGTTGTTGATAAAACCACGGTAAAATTTCATTTGAAAAAACCGCAGGTCAATTTCTTATCTCAAGTAGGTTTTTGGGTTAATATAATGCCCAAGCATATATTTGAAAAAGTAGATGATCCTATGAATTTTAATTATGACGGCACGGGATACGGTCCATTTAAACTAAAAGAGTATAAAAAAGGAGAATATTATACTCTTGAAAGGGTTCCAAATTGGCCTTTAGCCAATAATGGACAAGGAGCATATTTAGAAACAGTTACCTTTAGAGTTTTTCCGGATCATAATGCCTTAGTATTGGCTATGAAAAATGGTGAGGTTAATGTAATTGCTTCTGCTATGCCTGTAGCATCTCAAAAACAGTTGGAAGCTTCTCCGGATAAATTTGGAGTATTAAAGGTAATGTCTCTTGGTTATGGTTATTTTGGTTTTAATTATAAAAATGAATTGCTAAAGGATAAAAATGTAAGGAAAGCTATTGCTATGACAATAGACAGAGATGCGCTTGTAAATACTGCATTGCAGGGCGGCGCTGTTAAAATGGAAACTCCAATTTCTCCTGTTTACACAGATCTTGTAAAATCCAATATTAAATTTCCTCCTTTTGATATAGAAGGAGCTAAAAAAGTATTAGAAGATGCAGGATATAAATTAAACAAAGATGGTGTAAGAGAAAAAAATGGTAAAAAATTGGAGTTTGAATTAATATACCGTACAACAACTGTAAACGTGGATTCAACAGTGAACATATTTAAAGCAAATGCAGAAAAAGCGGGGATAAAAATTAATCTAAAACCTGTAGATAACGCTACATATACGGATAGGGTAGTTAAACAGAGAAACTTTGATATAAACTTTATTGAATGGGGAGTAATTGATGACGCGGATTCATCACTTGCAACAATATATAAATCCGATGCAGCTTTGAATTTCATGGGCTATAAAAATGAAAAAATAGATGAACTGCTTGAAAAAGTCCAATATGAACCTGATTATCAAAAACGTGTTGAAATGATGAATGAATTCCAAAAAGAATTTGTAGAAGAATTACCTACCGTAAATGTTTATGTAAAAATAAATGCTTATGGATATTCAAAGGATTTTGAAGGCTGGTCCTTAACACCAGGGCTTTTTGGGCCGGTTGCTGCAAAAGATTTAGTAAAGGTTTATAAGAAGTAA
- a CDS encoding GntR family transcriptional regulator, which translates to MAVNRRKPLPLYYQLKNELLEDIKKGVYRENEKIPSENELQKLYNVSLITVRKALSDLVQEGILYRIQGKGTFVAKPKIQRFLSLQSFTEEMKQKGIELETKILKFLKEYADNEIGEALNLDSDKNVWVIERLRIGNGEPIAIQKSYLPCYLFKNFNLEYFKNSNSLYEIIKTKYDIVPYRAEEIYYSKNINDKNIAEQLSVGLKTAAFLVKRITFNQEGIPFEFTVSLLRGDIYSIRVNLKTEG; encoded by the coding sequence ATGGCTGTTAATAGAAGAAAACCCTTACCTTTATATTATCAATTAAAAAATGAATTATTAGAGGATATAAAAAAAGGTGTATATAGAGAAAACGAAAAAATACCAAGCGAAAATGAACTGCAGAAATTGTATAATGTTAGTCTTATAACAGTCAGGAAAGCATTGTCAGATCTTGTACAAGAAGGAATATTGTATAGAATCCAAGGGAAAGGTACTTTTGTAGCAAAACCTAAAATACAGCGATTTTTAAGTTTACAAAGTTTTACTGAAGAAATGAAGCAGAAAGGGATAGAACTAGAAACTAAGATATTAAAATTTTTAAAGGAATATGCTGACAATGAGATAGGAGAAGCATTAAATTTAGACTCGGATAAAAATGTATGGGTTATTGAAAGATTAAGAATCGGAAATGGTGAACCTATAGCTATACAAAAAAGCTATCTACCTTGTTATTTATTTAAAAACTTTAACCTGGAATATTTCAAAAATAGCAATTCTTTATATGAGATTATAAAAACAAAATATGATATTGTTCCGTATAGAGCGGAAGAAATATATTATTCAAAAAATATTAATGACAAAAATATTGCAGAACAATTATCAGTTGGTTTAAAAACTGCCGCGTTTTTAGTAAAAAGGATTACTTTTAATCAAGAAGGGATTCCATTTGAATTTACAGTTTCGTTATTGAGGGGCGATATATATTCTATACGTGTAAACTTAAAGACAGAGGGGTAA